A DNA window from Synchiropus splendidus isolate RoL2022-P1 chromosome 2, RoL_Sspl_1.0, whole genome shotgun sequence contains the following coding sequences:
- the LOC128754391 gene encoding uncharacterized protein LOC128754391 isoform X1, with protein sequence MAAVQCSRCTAERRGFRRELDSWRYKLIHCVGFESILEGIYGSMLMRDLNLFDDCEPEELDDWSPESSVSHCTFCNLPIDRDQVPSAVSPLSSPSDYSPCQPPTISESSQRAHRFLQSVFHKKDVNIGGDSSIPLIAQELMKKMIHKFALEYASKCLLDTSASVVTAGESLPSPETIDGPLDLTVSRVQVVKEKEPEPGFTYVTDGVLDLSKRNAVQAATAASNDKSSGCCLPSELGHQQKKHHKNSPLNAVLSSLCPAHGSLLYQVLKLANQERLLPYADPNRSKCQRFCCCGHRCEVTSPLSMAICKTGAHDCVPSFPLSEEYDKYISNDGQGDCKCDDLAHQFALKQSNTPAISMCCCHQRCGMEMCSKGRPYLHCQSVDVDHICKIVGGCASCPSLAPSLGPPPPVCCSKANPYPNCRSRHSCKTQTKTRIKQELDDSHCPVLKRERSPSPPPLSPVPSDMHMKSHEKPPCLLHQPHEGPRLLGKAHVTSCCQEERLDSTKEEPACPMWTAHVPNGSSLQDVMMRFSEKLDTIRPLDKGQPHVAEKPQAPCVPASQKPHFRADTHLTEIITTVLHTGSASDYNLSELFNRQDSKESISPNTRSRRRQEVLAAIAKPPTDASARRQTLNIKRELAQYYNRRKVLPSKCAGRKNGCHSKSLDAGETQGKMATEELQLSKAQEMEREITMNKSDNGGVNVDPCSLDPKMLSKERDSDRSKASDLEEKGVTHVESRRSRRNIVPPQRFSSYVTEPRKMFFVACFSENIFNQRAREDNCLTPPSSDKNMYSTVTVSGPQNVSHCSQVNQQYVAFCSKSDSQIPKPLETLHGKRKAQTQSPDGQTDGCDSSVRKLRTSPRRQKIAKTESPDMDLNISTVCENSATSPVQYTSPIKLMLVSPVKDKEGLKYSLKTAPSGLDEHPQEPFDPCVESSWSGTALKSTDASTHLEPVSSALKSTTLRKISSSPSKSPVKSNSTSSPVKSPSSSVSSGSSPAKLPLSPKSVSPKTVSRRSPDLSPARRLHETSPGKSGHDSTPKRRRGRPKKFRAQLETKIKRPIGRPRKQKASESATAPPTLDKNNLHDDPLNKNLKITVVYGRSRRNKRTVSESFDPIQMEFKDVCQAGTRSSSRFSSASLKLSENLINTEQSIGPLMQSTNVKCPKHCDAQPARKPGRPAKVKISGISVTVATMSPKQRKIKMKKESRESPAAVRQKRATAFRSTKDSCLTARQSRRGPPQEEAEMRDKNKDRQKNRSAPVRYSKRVRKPSIYFLHAVASASSRSHSHSNALLRRSKQLLLNKASSEMKQEEQRVCVEDERRGQKKSSSQNVSKMAEVSVDSIFTQRNPPRWWASSTEEMALNQELIQQIQLISGSWVSMKSTNEKGKEMKTKASTDGDGSLEHSYLVKALFDCPRDKPWSCSTQQLRSWFMQTTETKSLNIIKKASSRNPYEVMHFSRPVSKKSSCSSPQAERLRKHVKKFARAVPQSPSQHRAALRRQDVRRKISTLKHNVRRRLFSHKRQTQGAKREVRGGNYLMVLSRAKKRFQTRDERKVWLKRQRNNKRKKVVTLKVEAGRLMHRRNRSQTQEQVDAHKEPKHCTKAWSPETLKDCRVFLKKIDLAHHRTPERPNSSTVTLDDRSRVGGVKAVKRKRMTTRSARKSALERDKRPATRQKGKSRSPKVGSPEPPPAKMMRQSRMRGLTGPRWCDFVFGNYPNS encoded by the exons ATGGCGGCCGTGCAGTGCTCCAGATGCACGGCAGAAAGGAGAGGGTTTCGGCGAGAACTTGACTCGTGGCGATACAAATTGATCCATTGCGTTG GGTTTGAAAGTATTCTGGAGGGAATATATGGCTCAATGCTAATGAGAGATCTTAATTTATTCGATG ACTGTGAACCTGAAGAACTGGATGATTGGTCCCCAGAGTCGAGTGTCTCTCACTGCACATTCTGCAACCTTCCCATAGACCGA GATCAAGTACCCTCAGCCGTCTCACCCCTCTCATCCCCATCTGATTACTCTCCTTGTCAACCTCCAACAATCTCTGAAAGCAGCCAAAGAGCTCACAGGTTTCTTCAGTCTGTGTTCCACAAAAAAG ATGTGAACATTGGCGGCGATTCCTCCATTCCACTGATTGCCCAAGAACTCATGAAGAAGATGATACACAAATTTGCTCTGGAATATGCGTCCAAGTGCCTGCTAGACACAAGTGCAAGTGTTGTGACAGCAGGAGAGTCATTGCCTTCACCTGAAACAATTGATGGACCTCTGGATCTCACCGTTAGTCGCGTCCAAGTAGTGAAGGAAAAAGAACCTGAACCAG GTTTTACTTATGTGACAGATGGTGTACTTGACCTCTCCAAAAGAAATGCAGTCcaggcagcaacagcagcgtCTAATGATAAAAGCTCAGG CTGCTGTCTGCCGTCTGAACTCGGACATCAACAGAAGAAGCATCACAAGAACTCGCCATTGAATGCTGTTCTAAGTTCTCTTTGTCCAGCACATGGTTCCTTGCTCTACCAAGTGTTAAAGTTGGCAAACCAGGAAAGACTGCTGCCCTATGCTGATCCCAATCGCTCAAAATGTCAAAGGTTTTGCTGCTGTGGGCATCGATGCGAAGTTACCAGCCCACTCTCAATGGCAATATGTAAAACAGGTGCCCACGACTGCGTACCGTCCTTCCCTTTATCTGAAGAGTACGACAAATACATATCGAATGATGGTCAAGGAGACTGCAAGTGCGATGACCTCGCCCACCAGTTCGCTTTGAAACAAAGCAACACTCCTGCAATCTCCATGTGCTGCTGTCATCAGCGATGTGGGATGGAAATGTGCTCAAAAGGTCGGCCTTATTTACACTGCCAAAGTGTGGATGTAGATCATATCTGCAAAATAGTTGGTGGATGTGCATCCTGTCCGTCACTTGCTCCAAGTTTAGGCCCACCTCCCCCTGTGTGCTGTAGCAAAGCCAATCCGTACCCTAACTGTCGATCAAGACATTCTTGTAAAACACAAACgaaaacaagaataaaacagGAGTTGGACGACTCTCATTGTCCAGTCCTCAAGAGAGAGCGTAGTCCGTCCCCTCCCCCTCTTTCTCCAGTCCCCTCAGACATGCATATGAAAAGTCACGAAAAGCCCCCGTGCCTTCTTCACCAGCCTCATGAGGGTCCTAGATTACTGGGCAAAGCCCATGTGACCTCTTGCTGTCAGGAAGAGCGTTTGGACTCAACAAAAGAAGAGCCAGCGTGCCCAATGTGGACAGCACATGTCCCCAATGGGTCTTCCTTACAAGATGTCATGATGCGCTTCAGTGAGAAACTTGACACCATTAGGCCCTTAGATAAAGGCCAGCCTCACGTGGCTGAGAAGCCGCAGGCTCCTTGTGTCCCTGCAAGCCAGAAGCCTCACTTTCGTGCAGACACACATCTAACGGAGATCATCACGACTGTCTTGCACACGGGCAGCGCAAGTGACTACAATCTCAGTGAACTGTTCAATCGCCAGGACAGCAAAGAGTCCATATCTCCCAATACCCGCTCCCGACGTCGCCAAGAAGTACTCGCAGCCATAGCCAAACCTCCTACGGATGCATCCGCCCGAAGACAAACTCTGAACATTAAACGTGAGCTTGCACAGTATTACAACCGAAGGAAGGTGTTACCTTCAAAGTGCGCAGGACGGAAAAATGGGTGTCATAGCAAGTCTTTGGATGCAGGTGAAACACAAGGGAAAATGGCAACTGAAGAACTCCAGCTGAGCAAAGCACAGGAGATGGAAAGAGAAATAACTATGAATAAAAGTGACAACGGGGGTGTTAATGTAGACCCTTGTTCGCTGGATCCAAAGATGCTGTCAAAAGAAAGAGACTCTGACAGAAGCAAGGCATCTGATTTGGAGGAGAAAGGAGTCACGCACGTGGAGTCGAGACGATCCAGGAGAAACATAGTTCCTCCGCAGCGCTTCTCCTCTTATGTCACAGAGCCTAGAAAGATGTTCTTTGTTGCATGTTTTTCTGAAAACATCTTTAATCAGCGAGCACGGGAGGACAATTGTTTGACTCCACCTTCCTCGGATAAGAATATGTATTCCACAGTCACCGTGTCTGGACCTCAAAACGTCAGTCATTGCTCGCAAGTAAACCAACAGTATGTTGCATTCTGTTCAAAGTCAGACTCTCAAATTCCCAAACCTCTCGAAACGCTCCACGGTAAAAGAAAGGCCCAAACACAGAGCCCAGATGGTCAGACTGACGGCTGCGACTCAAGCGTCAGAAAACTCAGAACTTCTCCAAGAAGACAAAAGATCGCAAAGACAGAGTCCCCGGACATGGACCTTAACATCAGCACAGTTTGTGAGAACTCCGCTACCTCTCCAGTCCAGTACACCAGTCCAATCAAGCTCATGCTTGTGTCGcctgtgaaagacaaagaaggttTGAAATACAGTCTGAAAACAGCACCTTCAGGTTTAGATGAGCATCCTCAGGAACCATTTGATCCTTGTGTGGAATCTTCATGGTCTGGGACAGCGCTGAAGTCCACTGACGCCAGTACTCATTTGGAACCTGTTTCCTCTGCGCTGAAGTCAACTACTTTGCGTAAAATATCGAGTTCTCCATCAAAGTCACCAGTTAAGTCAAATTCAACATCCTCACCCGTCAAGtctccctcttcctctgtcAGTTCAGGTTCTTCACCAGCAAAGTTGCCTCTTTCACCGAAGTCTGTTTCACCCAAAACAGTCTCTAGGAGATCACCTGACCTTTCACCAGCAAGGCGTCTCCATGAAACTTCGCCGGGTAAATCTGGCCATGACTCCACCCCCAAGAGACGTCGGGGTCGACCAAAGAAGTTCCGAGCGCAGCTCGAAACAAAAATCAAGAGACCCATTGGTCGACCACGAAAGCAGAAGGCGTCGGAATCAGCGACTGCTCCACCGACGCTTGACAAAAACAATTTGCACGATGATCCGTTAAACAAGAACCTGAAGATCACTGTGGTCTATGGCCGCTCCAGGAGAAACAAGAGGACCGTGTCTGAGAGCTTTGACCCAATACAAATGGAATTTAAAGATGTCTGCCAGGCAGGAACGCGAAGTTCTAGCCGTTTCTCCTCTGCTTCATTGAAGTTGTCGGAGAACCTCATCAACACAGAGCAGTCCATAGGGCCTTTAATGCAGAGCACTAATGTCAAATGCCCCAAACATTGCGATGCTCAACCAGCCAGAAAACCAGGCAGACCTGCTAAAGTCAAAATCTCTGGGATTTCTGTCACTGTTGCCACCATGTCTCCCAAGCAGCGTAAAATCAAAATGAAGAAAGAGTCCAGGGAGTCTCCCGCAGCAGTAAGGCAGAAGAGAGCAACAGCATTTAGATCAACCAAAGACTCCTGCTTAACCGCCAGGCAGTCAAGGCGTGGTCCCCCTCAGGAGGAGGCAGAAATGCGAGACAAGAataaagacagacagaagaacAGGTCTGCACCAGTACGTTACTCAAAGAGAGTAAGAAAGCCCTCCATTTACTTCCTTCACGCTGTCGCAAGTGCCAGCTCGAGGTCGCACAGCCACAGTAACGCTCTCCTACGACGCTCCAAGCAGCTTTTGCTCAACAAGGCAAGCAGTGAAATGAAGCAGGAAGAGCAACGAGTTTGTGTGGAAGATGAGCGGCGAGGACAGAAAAAGAGCTCATCTCAGAACGTCAGTAAAATGGCTGAGGTGTCTGTAGACTCAATATTTACCCAGAGAAACCCGCCACGGTGGTGGGCATCTTCCACTGAAGAGATGGCTTTGAACCAAGAGCTCATACAACAAATACAACTCATTTCTGGCAGCTGGGTCTCCATGAAATCTACCAacgaaaaaggaaaagaaatgaAGACTAAAGCGAGCACCGACGGAGACGGTTCGCTCGAACACTCGTATCTGGTTAAAGCCCTTTTTGACTGCCCGAGAGATAAACCGTGGTCTTGTAGCACACAGCAGCTTCGCTCCTGGTTCATGCAAACGACAGAAACAAAGTCCCTAAACATTATCAAGAAGGCCAGCTCTCGTAATCCGTACGAAGTGATGCACTTTTCTCGTCCCGTTAGTAAGAAGAGCTCTTGCAGCAGTCCCCAAGCAGAGCGGCTGCGCAAGCATGTCAAGAAATTTGCCAGGGCTGTGCCCCAAAGTCCGTCGCAGCACCGCGCCGCCCTAAGAAGACAGGACGTTAGGAGGAAGATATCGACTTTAAAACACAATGTCAGGCGAAGACTTTTCTCTCACAAGCGTCAGACACAAGGGGCCAAGAGGGAGGTCAGAGGGGGGAATTACCTGATGGTACTATCCAGGGCGAAGAAGAGGTTCCAAACTCGTGATGAAAGGAAAGTCTGGCTAAAGAGGCAGAGAAACAACAAACGCAAAAAGGTGGTGACGCTCAAGGTGGAGGCGGGGAGACTGATGCACAGACGAAATAGGAGCCAAACTCAGGAGCAGGTAGATGCACATAAAGAGCCAAAACATTGCACTAAAGCCTGGAGTCCTGAGACACTGAAGGATTGCCGCGTCTTTCTGAAAAAGATTGACCTTGCTCACCACCGAACACCTGAGCGACCCAACTCCAGTactgtgacactggatgacCGAAGTCGCGTGGGAGGGGTCAAagctgtgaaaagaaaaaggatGACGACAAGGAGTGCCCGAAAATCCGCCCTGGAACGCGACAAAAGGCCAGCAACACGGCAAAAAGGCAAATCTCGAAGTCCCAAGGTTGGATCTCCTGAACCACCACCAGCCAAAATGATGAGACAATCGAGGATGAGGGGCCTAACCGGACCCAGATGGTGCGACTTTGTCTTTGGTAACTATCCAAACTCTTGA
- the LOC128754391 gene encoding uncharacterized protein LOC128754391 isoform X2: protein MAAVQCSRCTAERRGFRRELDSWRYKLIHCVGFESILEGIYGSMLMRDLNLFDDCEPEELDDWSPESSVSHCTFCNLPIDRDQVPSAVSPLSSPSDYSPCQPPTISESSQRAHRFLQSVFHKKDVNIGGDSSIPLIAQELMKKMIHKFALEYASKCLLDTSASVVTAGESLPSPETIDGPLDLTVSRVQVVKEKEPEPGFTYVTDGVLDLSKRNAVQAATAASNDKSSGCCLPSELGHQQKKHHKNSPLNAVLSSLCPAHGSLLYQVLKLANQERLLPYADPNRSKCQRFCCCGHRCEVTSPLSMAICKTGAHDCVPSFPLSEEYDKYISNDGQGDCKCDDLAHQFALKQSNTPAISMCCCHQRCGMEMCSKGRPYLHCQSVDVDHICKIVGGCASCPSLAPSLGPPPPVCCSKANPYPNCRSRHSCKTQTKTRIKQELDDSHCPVLKRERSPSPPPLSPVPSDMHMKSHEKPPCLLHQPHEGPRLLGKAHVTSCCQEERLDSTKEEPACPMWTAHVPNGSSLQDVMMRFSEKLDTIRPLDKGQPHVAEKPQAPCVPASQKPHFRADTHLTEIITTVLHTGSASDYNLSELFNRQDSKESISPNTRSRRRQEVLAAIAKPPTDASARRQTLNIKRELAQYYNRRKVLPSKCAGRKNGCHSKSLDAGETQGKMATEELQLSKAQEMEREITMNKSDNGGVNVDPCSLDPKMLSKERDSDRSKASDLEEKGVTHVESRRSRRNIVPPQRFSSYVTEPRKMFFVACFSENIFNQRAREDNCLTPPSSDKNMYSTVTVSGPQNVSHCSQVNQQYVAFCSKSDSQIPKPLETLHGKRKAQTQSPDGQTDGCDSSVRKLRTSPRRQKIAKTESPDMDLNISTVCENSATSPVQYTSPIKLMLVSPVKDKEGLKYSLKTAPSGLDEHPQEPFDPCVESSWSGTALKSTDASTHLEPVSSALKSTTLRKISSSPSKSPVKSNSTSSPVKSPSSSVSSGSSPAKLPLSPKSVSPKTVSRRSPDLSPARRLHETSPGKSGHDSTPKRRRGRPKKFRAQLETKIKRPIGRPRKQKASESATAPPTLDKNNLHDDPLNKNLKITVVYGRSRRNKRTVSESFDPIQMEFKDVCQAGTRSSSRFSSASLKLSENLINTEQSIGPLMQSTNVKCPKHCDAQPARKPGRPAKVKISGISVTVATMSPKQRKIKMKKESRESPAAVRQKRATAFRSTKDSCLTARQSRRGPPQEEAEMRDKNKDRQKNRSAPVRYSKRVRKPSIYFLHAVASASSRSHSHSNALLRRSKQLLLNKASSEMKQEEQRVCVEDERRGQKKSSSQNVSKMAEVSVDSIFTQRNPPRWWASSTEEMALNQELIQQIQLISGSWVSMKSTNEKGKEMKTKASTDGDGSLEHSYLVKALFDCPRDKPWSCSTQQLRSWFMQTTETKSLNIIKKASSRNPYEVMHFSRPVSKKSSCSSPQAERLRKHVKKFARAVPQSPSQHRAALRRQDVRRKISTLKHNVRRRLFSHKRQTQGAKREVRGGNYLMVLSRAKKRFQTRDERKVWLKRQRNNKRKKVVTLKVEAGRLMHRRNRSQTQEQVDAHKEPKHCTKAWSPETLKDCRVFLKKIDLAHHRTPERPNSSTVTLDDRSRVGGVKAVKRKRMTTRSARKSALERDKRPATRQKGKSRSPKVGSPEPPPAKMMRQSRMRGLTGPRWCDFVFGS, encoded by the exons ATGGCGGCCGTGCAGTGCTCCAGATGCACGGCAGAAAGGAGAGGGTTTCGGCGAGAACTTGACTCGTGGCGATACAAATTGATCCATTGCGTTG GGTTTGAAAGTATTCTGGAGGGAATATATGGCTCAATGCTAATGAGAGATCTTAATTTATTCGATG ACTGTGAACCTGAAGAACTGGATGATTGGTCCCCAGAGTCGAGTGTCTCTCACTGCACATTCTGCAACCTTCCCATAGACCGA GATCAAGTACCCTCAGCCGTCTCACCCCTCTCATCCCCATCTGATTACTCTCCTTGTCAACCTCCAACAATCTCTGAAAGCAGCCAAAGAGCTCACAGGTTTCTTCAGTCTGTGTTCCACAAAAAAG ATGTGAACATTGGCGGCGATTCCTCCATTCCACTGATTGCCCAAGAACTCATGAAGAAGATGATACACAAATTTGCTCTGGAATATGCGTCCAAGTGCCTGCTAGACACAAGTGCAAGTGTTGTGACAGCAGGAGAGTCATTGCCTTCACCTGAAACAATTGATGGACCTCTGGATCTCACCGTTAGTCGCGTCCAAGTAGTGAAGGAAAAAGAACCTGAACCAG GTTTTACTTATGTGACAGATGGTGTACTTGACCTCTCCAAAAGAAATGCAGTCcaggcagcaacagcagcgtCTAATGATAAAAGCTCAGG CTGCTGTCTGCCGTCTGAACTCGGACATCAACAGAAGAAGCATCACAAGAACTCGCCATTGAATGCTGTTCTAAGTTCTCTTTGTCCAGCACATGGTTCCTTGCTCTACCAAGTGTTAAAGTTGGCAAACCAGGAAAGACTGCTGCCCTATGCTGATCCCAATCGCTCAAAATGTCAAAGGTTTTGCTGCTGTGGGCATCGATGCGAAGTTACCAGCCCACTCTCAATGGCAATATGTAAAACAGGTGCCCACGACTGCGTACCGTCCTTCCCTTTATCTGAAGAGTACGACAAATACATATCGAATGATGGTCAAGGAGACTGCAAGTGCGATGACCTCGCCCACCAGTTCGCTTTGAAACAAAGCAACACTCCTGCAATCTCCATGTGCTGCTGTCATCAGCGATGTGGGATGGAAATGTGCTCAAAAGGTCGGCCTTATTTACACTGCCAAAGTGTGGATGTAGATCATATCTGCAAAATAGTTGGTGGATGTGCATCCTGTCCGTCACTTGCTCCAAGTTTAGGCCCACCTCCCCCTGTGTGCTGTAGCAAAGCCAATCCGTACCCTAACTGTCGATCAAGACATTCTTGTAAAACACAAACgaaaacaagaataaaacagGAGTTGGACGACTCTCATTGTCCAGTCCTCAAGAGAGAGCGTAGTCCGTCCCCTCCCCCTCTTTCTCCAGTCCCCTCAGACATGCATATGAAAAGTCACGAAAAGCCCCCGTGCCTTCTTCACCAGCCTCATGAGGGTCCTAGATTACTGGGCAAAGCCCATGTGACCTCTTGCTGTCAGGAAGAGCGTTTGGACTCAACAAAAGAAGAGCCAGCGTGCCCAATGTGGACAGCACATGTCCCCAATGGGTCTTCCTTACAAGATGTCATGATGCGCTTCAGTGAGAAACTTGACACCATTAGGCCCTTAGATAAAGGCCAGCCTCACGTGGCTGAGAAGCCGCAGGCTCCTTGTGTCCCTGCAAGCCAGAAGCCTCACTTTCGTGCAGACACACATCTAACGGAGATCATCACGACTGTCTTGCACACGGGCAGCGCAAGTGACTACAATCTCAGTGAACTGTTCAATCGCCAGGACAGCAAAGAGTCCATATCTCCCAATACCCGCTCCCGACGTCGCCAAGAAGTACTCGCAGCCATAGCCAAACCTCCTACGGATGCATCCGCCCGAAGACAAACTCTGAACATTAAACGTGAGCTTGCACAGTATTACAACCGAAGGAAGGTGTTACCTTCAAAGTGCGCAGGACGGAAAAATGGGTGTCATAGCAAGTCTTTGGATGCAGGTGAAACACAAGGGAAAATGGCAACTGAAGAACTCCAGCTGAGCAAAGCACAGGAGATGGAAAGAGAAATAACTATGAATAAAAGTGACAACGGGGGTGTTAATGTAGACCCTTGTTCGCTGGATCCAAAGATGCTGTCAAAAGAAAGAGACTCTGACAGAAGCAAGGCATCTGATTTGGAGGAGAAAGGAGTCACGCACGTGGAGTCGAGACGATCCAGGAGAAACATAGTTCCTCCGCAGCGCTTCTCCTCTTATGTCACAGAGCCTAGAAAGATGTTCTTTGTTGCATGTTTTTCTGAAAACATCTTTAATCAGCGAGCACGGGAGGACAATTGTTTGACTCCACCTTCCTCGGATAAGAATATGTATTCCACAGTCACCGTGTCTGGACCTCAAAACGTCAGTCATTGCTCGCAAGTAAACCAACAGTATGTTGCATTCTGTTCAAAGTCAGACTCTCAAATTCCCAAACCTCTCGAAACGCTCCACGGTAAAAGAAAGGCCCAAACACAGAGCCCAGATGGTCAGACTGACGGCTGCGACTCAAGCGTCAGAAAACTCAGAACTTCTCCAAGAAGACAAAAGATCGCAAAGACAGAGTCCCCGGACATGGACCTTAACATCAGCACAGTTTGTGAGAACTCCGCTACCTCTCCAGTCCAGTACACCAGTCCAATCAAGCTCATGCTTGTGTCGcctgtgaaagacaaagaaggttTGAAATACAGTCTGAAAACAGCACCTTCAGGTTTAGATGAGCATCCTCAGGAACCATTTGATCCTTGTGTGGAATCTTCATGGTCTGGGACAGCGCTGAAGTCCACTGACGCCAGTACTCATTTGGAACCTGTTTCCTCTGCGCTGAAGTCAACTACTTTGCGTAAAATATCGAGTTCTCCATCAAAGTCACCAGTTAAGTCAAATTCAACATCCTCACCCGTCAAGtctccctcttcctctgtcAGTTCAGGTTCTTCACCAGCAAAGTTGCCTCTTTCACCGAAGTCTGTTTCACCCAAAACAGTCTCTAGGAGATCACCTGACCTTTCACCAGCAAGGCGTCTCCATGAAACTTCGCCGGGTAAATCTGGCCATGACTCCACCCCCAAGAGACGTCGGGGTCGACCAAAGAAGTTCCGAGCGCAGCTCGAAACAAAAATCAAGAGACCCATTGGTCGACCACGAAAGCAGAAGGCGTCGGAATCAGCGACTGCTCCACCGACGCTTGACAAAAACAATTTGCACGATGATCCGTTAAACAAGAACCTGAAGATCACTGTGGTCTATGGCCGCTCCAGGAGAAACAAGAGGACCGTGTCTGAGAGCTTTGACCCAATACAAATGGAATTTAAAGATGTCTGCCAGGCAGGAACGCGAAGTTCTAGCCGTTTCTCCTCTGCTTCATTGAAGTTGTCGGAGAACCTCATCAACACAGAGCAGTCCATAGGGCCTTTAATGCAGAGCACTAATGTCAAATGCCCCAAACATTGCGATGCTCAACCAGCCAGAAAACCAGGCAGACCTGCTAAAGTCAAAATCTCTGGGATTTCTGTCACTGTTGCCACCATGTCTCCCAAGCAGCGTAAAATCAAAATGAAGAAAGAGTCCAGGGAGTCTCCCGCAGCAGTAAGGCAGAAGAGAGCAACAGCATTTAGATCAACCAAAGACTCCTGCTTAACCGCCAGGCAGTCAAGGCGTGGTCCCCCTCAGGAGGAGGCAGAAATGCGAGACAAGAataaagacagacagaagaacAGGTCTGCACCAGTACGTTACTCAAAGAGAGTAAGAAAGCCCTCCATTTACTTCCTTCACGCTGTCGCAAGTGCCAGCTCGAGGTCGCACAGCCACAGTAACGCTCTCCTACGACGCTCCAAGCAGCTTTTGCTCAACAAGGCAAGCAGTGAAATGAAGCAGGAAGAGCAACGAGTTTGTGTGGAAGATGAGCGGCGAGGACAGAAAAAGAGCTCATCTCAGAACGTCAGTAAAATGGCTGAGGTGTCTGTAGACTCAATATTTACCCAGAGAAACCCGCCACGGTGGTGGGCATCTTCCACTGAAGAGATGGCTTTGAACCAAGAGCTCATACAACAAATACAACTCATTTCTGGCAGCTGGGTCTCCATGAAATCTACCAacgaaaaaggaaaagaaatgaAGACTAAAGCGAGCACCGACGGAGACGGTTCGCTCGAACACTCGTATCTGGTTAAAGCCCTTTTTGACTGCCCGAGAGATAAACCGTGGTCTTGTAGCACACAGCAGCTTCGCTCCTGGTTCATGCAAACGACAGAAACAAAGTCCCTAAACATTATCAAGAAGGCCAGCTCTCGTAATCCGTACGAAGTGATGCACTTTTCTCGTCCCGTTAGTAAGAAGAGCTCTTGCAGCAGTCCCCAAGCAGAGCGGCTGCGCAAGCATGTCAAGAAATTTGCCAGGGCTGTGCCCCAAAGTCCGTCGCAGCACCGCGCCGCCCTAAGAAGACAGGACGTTAGGAGGAAGATATCGACTTTAAAACACAATGTCAGGCGAAGACTTTTCTCTCACAAGCGTCAGACACAAGGGGCCAAGAGGGAGGTCAGAGGGGGGAATTACCTGATGGTACTATCCAGGGCGAAGAAGAGGTTCCAAACTCGTGATGAAAGGAAAGTCTGGCTAAAGAGGCAGAGAAACAACAAACGCAAAAAGGTGGTGACGCTCAAGGTGGAGGCGGGGAGACTGATGCACAGACGAAATAGGAGCCAAACTCAGGAGCAGGTAGATGCACATAAAGAGCCAAAACATTGCACTAAAGCCTGGAGTCCTGAGACACTGAAGGATTGCCGCGTCTTTCTGAAAAAGATTGACCTTGCTCACCACCGAACACCTGAGCGACCCAACTCCAGTactgtgacactggatgacCGAAGTCGCGTGGGAGGGGTCAAagctgtgaaaagaaaaaggatGACGACAAGGAGTGCCCGAAAATCCGCCCTGGAACGCGACAAAAGGCCAGCAACACGGCAAAAAGGCAAATCTCGAAGTCCCAAGGTTGGATCTCCTGAACCACCACCAGCCAAAATGATGAGACAATCGAGGATGAGGGGCCTAACCGGACCCAGATGGTGCGACTTTGTCTTTG GAAGTTAG